In Aspergillus luchuensis IFO 4308 DNA, chromosome 1, nearly complete sequence, the following are encoded in one genomic region:
- a CDS encoding kinesin family protein (COG:Z;~EggNog:ENOG410PGNR;~InterPro:IPR036961,IPR027417,IPR027640,IPR001752;~PFAM:PF00225,PF16796;~go_function: GO:0003777 - microtubule motor activity [Evidence IEA];~go_function: GO:0005524 - ATP binding [Evidence IEA];~go_function: GO:0008017 - microtubule binding [Evidence IEA];~go_process: GO:0007018 - microtubule-based movement [Evidence IEA]): MRHQLSGQHDTNPKGQSQHNVIAGLGKVSPSPASMVLRSGPHIRPKTHDISQLLHSVQSNVNRQRGLLPTMSSTKSSPASLFQVYLRLRPPMPQHLEEHAERCLTIETPEPKVTVEDDQETAAASPTHITLQPPSDSRKRAVERFGFTKVFEESASQLDVFHGTELESLIRGVLVEGRDSLIATLGVTGSGKSHTILGSKSQRGITQMSLDLIFNSLASTIRPPDNSISPLLLSTVAASDASEAQMFTAQTFLEAVYGDPAERGRNSRAQTPMSTGRATPMTVWRPPLKAPLQGTARFSPLAAAHTGPYSKIYSESLSRTCYINLLTMHPKLREKMKHDSCTHLTSGKTARANMSQPAKEPTPALIFPRRNMPQRPNGLLRSPDVSHLTMELNPNSEYVVLVSMYEVYNDRIFDLLSPAIVPGQGSTMSRQGGNAQKDRRRALFFKPTEGSPDRKVVAGLRKIACSTYEEALSVLEVGLTERKVTGTGANSVSSRSHGFFCLEVKRRMRNKRTGEETWIGNTLTVADLAGSERARTAKTAGSTLAEAGKINESLMYLGQCLQMQSDIQDGNKAAMVPFRQCKLTELLFSNSFPSSNQATGLNRHPQKAIMIVTADPMGDYNATSQILRYSALAREVAVPRAPSIAESILSSTLGSRHGSASGRNTPSMGTNEELEKALAEIARLTAENESLSVRLAEEEILRTDFELRLKASEERCIMIEQEVREECWNEMDERMEEERKRWQNALDQQSGFNDEHLDKKIEIVSRGFQIHEDPQPSSDERVEDLEFENDQLRSKIAALERALNCRSPTKKSRSKNTLETSRNSNILGRESDIEVALKRMDQLKLADSMFSPAPQPTCSPGKRQRKMATRKWDLAPEEDI; this comes from the exons ATGCGCCACCAGTTGTCAGGACAACACGACACCAACCCGAAAGGGCAAAGTCAACATAACGTGATTGCTGGCCTGGGGAAAGtctcgccttctccagcttcgaTGGTGCTTCGATCTGGACCTCATATCCGCCCAAAGACGCACGACATCTCGCAGTTACTCCACTCTGTTCAATCGAATGTGAACAGACAACGTGGACTGCTACCCACCATGAGCTCGACAAAGTCCTCCCCCGCATCTCTATTCCAGGTGTACCTCCGCCTGCGGCCACCAATGCCGCAGCATTTGGAGGAGCACGCTGAACGATGCTTGACAATCGAGACTCCAGAGCCAAAGGTCACTGTTGAAGATGACCAGGAGACGGCAGCCGCCTCTCCCACCCATATCACCCTGCAACCCCCATCCGATTCGCGAAAGCGTGCCGTTGAAAGGTTCGGCTTCACCAAGGTGTTCGAAGAGTCAGCGTCTCAGCTAGACGTCTTCCATGGCACCGAGTTGGAGTCTCTGATTAGGGGTGTATTGGTTGAGGGTAGGGACAGCCTTATTGCAACGTTGGGAGTGACAGGTAGCGGAAAG AGCCATACAATCCTAGGTTCGAAGTCGCAGCGAGGAATTACCCAGATGAGTCTTGACCTTATCTTCAACTCCTTGGCCTCGACTATCAGGCCACCCGACAATTCCATTagccctcttcttctgtccaCTGTGGCCGCGTCAGATGCTTCCGAAGCCCAAATGTTCACGGCGCAGACATTCCTCGAGGCTGTGTATGGCGACCCTGCCGAACGTGGAAGGAACTCAAGAGCCCAAACGCCGATGAGTACTGGAAGAGCTACCCCTATGACGGTATGGCGCCCTCCCCTCAAAGCTCCGCTGCAAGGCACCGCACGGTTTTCCCCCTTAGCCGCAGCCCACACTGGTCCCTATTCCAAAATATACAGCGAATCTCTCTCGAGAACATGCTACATCAATCTTCTCACCATGCATCCTAAATTGAGAGAAAAGATGAAGCACGACTCGTGCACTCACTTGACTTCTGGTAAAACCGCTCGTGCTAACATGTCTCAACCGGCAAAGGAACCGACACCTGCACTTATATTCCCCCGTCGCAATATGCCCCAACGTCCTAACGGCCTGCTTCGCTCGCCCGATGTCAGTCACCTCACCATGGAGCTCAACCCTAACTCCGAATATGTCGTCCTGGTGTCAATGTACGAAGTTTATAATGATCGCATCTTTGATCTGCTGTCACCTGCTATAGTACCTGGCCAGGGAAGTACTATGTCCCGTCAGGGAGGCAATGCGCAGAAGGACCGACGCAGGGCATTGTTTTTCAAGCCAACGGAAGGGTCCCCTGACCGGAAGGTTGTTGCGGGACTACGCAAGATAGCATGCAGCACCTACGAGGAGGCTCTGTCGGTGCTTGAAGTTGGCCTTACTGAGCGCAAGGTCACTGGAACCGGAGCCAACAGCGTCAGCTCTCGCAGTCATGGTTTCTTCTGTTTGGAAGTCAAAAGAAGAATGCGAAACAAGAGGACTGGCGAAGAAACTTGGATAGGCAACACCCTCACGGTGGCAGATCTTGCTG GTTCTGAGCGCGCGCGAACTGCTAAAACGGCTGGTTCGACCCTTGCAGAGGCCGGCAAGATCAACGAGAGTTTGATGTACCTTGGGCAATGCCTTCAGATGCAGAGTGACATACAGGACGGAAATAAG GCTGCCATGGTTCCGTTCAGACAATGCAAACTCACTGAACTGCTTTTCTCGAACTCCTTCCCGTCTTCCAACCAGGCTACTGGCCTCAACCGTCACCCACAGAAGGCTATCATGATAGTCACTGCCGATCCTATGGGTGACTACAACGCGACTTCCCAAATCCTGCGTTACTCGGCATTGGCTCGTGAAGTTGCCGTACCTAGAGCTCCCTCAATTGCCGAGTCTATCTTGTCCAGCACGCTTGGATCTCGTCACGGATCCGCTAGTGGACGCAACACTCCCAGCATGGGCACAAACGAAGAGCTTGAGAAGGCCCTGGCAGAGATCGCAAGACTGACGGCAGAGAATGAATCTCTCTCAGTGAGActtgctgaagaagagatacTCAGGACCGATTTCGAGCTGAGACTCAAGGCAAGCGAAGAACGATGCATCATGATCGAGCAAGAAGTGCGCGAAGAATGTTGGAATGAGATGGACGAgcgaatggaagaggagcgaaAGAGATGGCAAAATGCCTTGGACCAACAA TCTGGTTTTAATGACGAGCATCTCGACAAGAAGATTGAAATCGTGTCCCGAGGATTTCAAA TTCACGAAGACCCCCAACCCTCCTCAGACGAGCGGGTCGAAGATCTCGAGTTCGAGAACGACCAGCTTCGCAGCAAGATTGCAGCCCTGGAACGCGCGCTGAATTGCCGCTCTCCTACCAAGAAGTCCCGGTCGAAGAATACTCTGGAGACTTCTCGCAACTCCAACATCCTAGGACGCGAAAGTGACATCGAGGTCGCTCTCAAGCGAATGGACCAGCTGAAGCTTGCGGATAGCATGTTTTCTCCTGCTCCGCAGCCCACTTGTTCACCCGGCAAGAGGCAGAGAAAGATGGCGACTCGGAAATGGGATTTGGCTCCCGAGGAAGATATCTAA